From Kiritimatiellia bacterium, a single genomic window includes:
- a CDS encoding Lrp/AsnC family transcriptional regulator produces the protein MDELLMLLKRNALETPENLAKMLDLTPEEVRRRIAEYEKAGVIRGYQAVVNEDQLSVNRVTAVIEVKVTPEREGGFNAVAERISKFPEVQSVYLMSGAFDLLLFVSGKDLKEVAFFVSEKLATIRGVISTATHFMLKTYKANGVLMNPSEGAERLKVSP, from the coding sequence ATGGACGAACTGCTGATGCTGCTCAAGCGCAACGCGCTGGAGACGCCCGAGAATCTGGCGAAAATGCTCGACCTCACCCCGGAGGAGGTACGGCGTCGGATTGCGGAGTATGAAAAGGCCGGCGTAATCCGAGGCTATCAGGCTGTCGTTAACGAAGACCAGCTCTCTGTCAACAGGGTGACCGCCGTCATCGAGGTCAAAGTGACCCCGGAGCGCGAGGGCGGTTTCAACGCCGTCGCTGAACGCATCAGCAAATTTCCAGAAGTCCAGTCCGTATACCTGATGTCCGGCGCATTCGATCTGCTGCTGTTCGTGTCGGGAAAGGACCTGAAGGAAGTCGCCTTCTTTGTAAGCGAAAAACTCGCGACCATCCGCGGCGTCATATCGACCGCCACCCACTTCATGCTCAAGACCTATAAGGCCAATGGTGTCCTGATGAACCCCTCGGAAGGCGCCGAGCGCCTCAAAGTATCACCCTGA
- a CDS encoding HNH endonuclease, which yields MSSLLERPVLVLNRLWQAVNVCTAERALTLLFTGHAQVVYQDANGFQTFTFREWCDFSPADEPDEVIHTIRFRIPIPRVILLLFFDRLPAKEVKFTRQNVFERDKNTCQYCGRKFDRKDLNLDHVIPRQQGGLTTWTNIVCSCIECNRRKANRTPEQAGMHLIRKPKKPRWRPFLEVHFHKCAHHSWRHFLDFAYWNVELGEDE from the coding sequence ATGTCTTCGTTACTCGAGCGTCCGGTGTTGGTGCTGAACCGCCTCTGGCAGGCGGTCAATGTGTGTACCGCCGAGCGGGCATTGACACTGCTATTCACGGGCCATGCGCAGGTTGTGTATCAGGACGCGAACGGGTTCCAGACCTTCACCTTCCGCGAGTGGTGCGATTTTTCGCCGGCAGACGAGCCCGATGAGGTCATCCACACCATCCGATTCCGCATCCCGATCCCTCGGGTGATTTTGCTGCTGTTCTTCGATCGGCTTCCGGCCAAGGAGGTCAAGTTCACGCGTCAAAATGTTTTTGAACGAGACAAGAACACGTGCCAGTACTGCGGCCGGAAGTTCGACCGCAAGGACTTGAACCTCGACCACGTGATTCCGCGGCAACAGGGCGGCCTGACCACATGGACGAACATCGTCTGCAGTTGCATTGAATGCAATCGGCGCAAGGCCAATCGGACGCCGGAGCAAGCCGGCATGCACCTAATCCGGAAGCCGAAAAAGCCTCGCTGGCGTCCCTTCCTCGAGGTGCATTTTCACAAATGCGCCCACCATTCGTGGCGCCATTTCCTCGATTTCGCGTATTGGAATGTCGAACTCGGCGAGGACGAGTAG
- a CDS encoding PQQ-dependent sugar dehydrogenase → MIRAWLILIGAAVGTAVPSHAVTQRVANTTLAFPGVPPATAATGYTVAVAFPSVVFTNPIAIASPPGETNRLFVVERAGRIVVITNLAAPTRTVFMNIQSRVNTTSEGGLLGLAFHPGFATNGRFFCFYTTTATNGTGTGFHTRASEFRVSPTNANAFDPSFERILFSQFNDAANHNAGDLHFGPDGYLYIGTGDEGGGNDNYNNSQVLDRDFFSGLMRIDVDFRPGSLPPNPHPALGAGTNYAVPPDNWLVGVTNYLGSNLVPHQVRTEFWAHGFRNPFRFTFDPRTGRLLLADVGQNAWEEVNWVTNGGNYGWAHFEGFAPGPKPTPHPASAYTRPLLTYAHGTGTNKGNSITGGIVYYGDRMPELVGNYIFADYVRGNVWAMTDNGVTNTSFKWLTSLGSVVGFGRDPRNGDVLMAKLDGQVFRLLPLISTSGVPAQLSAAGIFSNLVTLSTHPGILPYDVNVPFWADGASKKRWFSIPSTNLHMVFHPEQSWTFPTGTVWIKHFEIETTAGVPSSVRRLETRVLVKTDAPDGGYGLTYRWGESGTEAFLVPEHGLEEPIHIVEGGTVRTQIWQYPSRLECLACHNSAAGFAVGFQTPQLHRDFAYGPTDVTNQIRRLAALGYFQTNVVSVTLLRALVPPTNQSVSLEQRARSYLAANCAHCHLPGGPVPSGFDTRIFTPLSATHMIEGSLANNFGNTNNRVIRRGAPAQSMIHTRMAIRGPGQMPPVGSTIVDTQGVALIAAWIGSLTSHLTFAEWQSAHFGSPANPDAGLDRDPDGDGEPNHLEYLLKTQPTNAASARGGLEISPAWHGGPRLRFVHVANRGVRIEGNNDLSAGEWTPLDISANRPHFPAVDEEVMVDEALLGAEPAQSFRAIFYEP, encoded by the coding sequence ATGATTCGCGCTTGGTTGATTCTCATCGGCGCAGCGGTCGGCACAGCGGTCCCATCGCATGCGGTCACACAGCGTGTCGCCAACACGACTCTCGCTTTCCCCGGGGTTCCGCCCGCGACAGCCGCCACGGGATACACCGTCGCTGTCGCTTTTCCCAGCGTGGTCTTCACGAATCCCATTGCGATTGCGTCACCGCCGGGAGAGACGAATCGCCTGTTCGTTGTCGAGCGAGCCGGCCGCATCGTCGTGATCACAAACCTGGCCGCGCCGACACGAACCGTGTTCATGAATATCCAGTCGCGGGTAAACACGACCTCCGAGGGCGGCCTGCTCGGGCTCGCGTTCCACCCTGGTTTTGCTACCAACGGGCGGTTCTTTTGCTTTTACACGACCACCGCCACGAATGGCACGGGCACAGGTTTCCACACGCGGGCCTCCGAATTCCGCGTCTCGCCGACGAATGCCAACGCGTTCGACCCTTCATTTGAGCGCATCCTGTTCAGCCAGTTTAATGATGCGGCAAACCACAACGCTGGCGACCTGCACTTCGGACCGGACGGCTACCTTTACATAGGCACGGGCGACGAGGGCGGCGGCAATGATAACTACAACAATTCGCAAGTGCTCGATCGGGACTTTTTTAGTGGCCTGATGCGGATCGATGTGGATTTTCGGCCCGGTAGCCTGCCGCCCAACCCTCACCCCGCGCTCGGCGCAGGAACGAATTATGCGGTGCCGCCGGACAACTGGCTGGTCGGTGTGACCAACTACCTAGGCTCGAACCTCGTGCCCCACCAGGTTCGAACGGAATTCTGGGCGCACGGGTTTCGCAACCCCTTCCGCTTCACATTCGATCCCCGCACCGGCCGACTCCTTCTTGCCGATGTCGGCCAGAACGCCTGGGAAGAGGTGAACTGGGTCACCAACGGCGGCAATTACGGGTGGGCTCACTTCGAAGGATTTGCGCCAGGACCCAAACCGACACCTCACCCGGCCTCCGCCTACACGCGTCCGTTGCTGACTTATGCGCATGGGACAGGCACCAACAAGGGCAACTCCATCACGGGGGGAATCGTTTACTACGGGGATCGCATGCCGGAACTGGTGGGGAACTACATTTTTGCCGACTATGTTCGCGGCAATGTGTGGGCGATGACCGACAACGGCGTAACGAATACGTCCTTCAAGTGGCTCACCTCGCTTGGATCCGTGGTCGGTTTTGGACGCGATCCGCGAAATGGGGATGTTCTGATGGCCAAATTGGACGGGCAGGTGTTTCGGCTGCTGCCGCTTATTTCGACCAGCGGCGTCCCGGCACAGTTGTCGGCGGCGGGAATCTTCTCAAACCTGGTGACGCTTTCCACGCACCCAGGGATCCTCCCCTATGACGTCAATGTGCCCTTCTGGGCCGATGGCGCCTCGAAAAAGCGATGGTTCTCGATTCCGAGCACCAATCTCCACATGGTGTTTCACCCCGAGCAATCGTGGACGTTTCCAACCGGAACCGTCTGGATCAAACATTTCGAGATCGAGACCACGGCCGGAGTGCCCTCGTCCGTGCGCCGGCTCGAGACGCGGGTGCTAGTGAAGACGGATGCGCCCGACGGCGGATACGGGTTGACCTATCGATGGGGCGAATCTGGAACCGAGGCTTTCCTAGTTCCGGAACACGGCTTGGAGGAGCCCATTCACATCGTGGAGGGGGGCACCGTGCGGACGCAGATTTGGCAATATCCTTCGCGGTTGGAATGTCTCGCATGTCACAATTCCGCAGCCGGATTCGCGGTCGGGTTTCAAACGCCCCAGCTCCATCGCGATTTCGCCTATGGCCCGACCGATGTTACCAACCAAATCCGACGTCTTGCGGCGTTGGGCTATTTCCAGACGAACGTCGTCTCTGTGACCCTGCTTCGCGCGCTCGTGCCTCCGACGAATCAATCGGTCAGCCTCGAACAGCGCGCGCGGTCCTATCTTGCCGCGAATTGCGCCCATTGCCATTTACCGGGGGGACCAGTACCGTCGGGCTTCGACACGCGGATTTTTACGCCGCTGTCCGCGACGCACATGATCGAGGGATCCCTCGCGAATAATTTCGGCAACACGAATAACCGCGTGATCCGCAGAGGCGCGCCCGCCCAATCGATGATCCACACGCGGATGGCGATTCGGGGGCCCGGACAGATGCCTCCTGTCGGCTCAACCATCGTAGACACGCAAGGCGTCGCGCTGATCGCCGCCTGGATCGGGTCGCTGACGTCGCACCTGACGTTTGCTGAATGGCAGTCCGCCCATTTTGGTTCCCCCGCAAATCCGGATGCTGGACTCGATCGTGACCCGGATGGCGATGGCGAGCCGAATCATTTGGAGTATCTGCTCAAAACCCAGCCTACCAATGCTGCCAGCGCGCGCGGGGGGCTGGAAATTTCCCCGGCGTGGCACGGCGGCCCGCGCCTGCGGTTTGTGCATGTCGCCAACCGCGGTGTGCGAATCGAGGGGAACAACGATCTTTCCGCCGGCGAATGGACGCCGCTCGATATTAGCGCAAACCGGCCGCATTTCCCCGCGGTGGACGAGGAAGTCATGGTCGATGAGGCGCTTCTGGGCGCAGAGCCGGCCCAATCATTCCGCGCCATCTTTTACGAGCCTTGA
- a CDS encoding DUF1343 domain-containing protein, translated as MIRSGLDNLIRNRVDLKGRIGLLTHPAAVDRKGRHASVVLRELLGVRLAALFGPEHGYWGRSGAGEGVPDERHPAWNIPVYSLYGAHRRPTRDMLAGIDTLVIDLQDIGVRCYTFVSTLRLALEACAECGIRVVVCDRPIPLPRTVDGPLPKPGCESFVAGIPAPFIYGMTPGETALWLRDELGLKVEILVVRAMDWRRSGRVAPYVWVSPSPGIRYWQTAWTYPITVFTEALPTLDCGRGGTTPFQILCAPWLDAERFAARVNSLQLAGLFAAPIWAPTPGIRLCVTNPDALRPFQAMVSILCALRDDYGSEAVWSAPGTRPEWFDQLAGDPDVREALLAGTAAHDIVAIYSASLRAFARKRARYLLYKP; from the coding sequence ATGATTCGTTCGGGGCTGGATAATCTGATTCGAAACAGGGTCGATCTGAAGGGCCGCATCGGGTTGCTGACCCATCCGGCTGCGGTCGACCGAAAAGGGAGGCATGCGTCGGTAGTCCTCCGGGAGCTTCTCGGAGTCCGGCTGGCCGCGCTGTTTGGGCCGGAGCATGGCTACTGGGGCCGCAGCGGTGCGGGTGAAGGAGTTCCCGATGAGCGGCATCCCGCTTGGAACATCCCCGTTTATTCTCTCTACGGAGCCCATCGGCGACCGACGCGAGACATGCTCGCCGGCATCGACACCTTGGTGATCGATCTGCAGGACATCGGCGTGCGCTGCTACACCTTTGTTTCGACGCTGCGCCTCGCGTTGGAGGCATGCGCCGAATGCGGTATCCGCGTCGTCGTGTGTGATCGCCCAATTCCGCTCCCGCGGACCGTCGACGGCCCCCTCCCAAAGCCGGGATGCGAGTCCTTCGTCGCGGGCATTCCGGCGCCGTTTATTTATGGTATGACACCGGGCGAGACGGCGTTGTGGCTTCGGGACGAGCTCGGGCTGAAGGTGGAGATTCTCGTCGTTCGCGCGATGGATTGGCGCCGATCCGGTCGAGTGGCTCCCTACGTTTGGGTATCGCCATCGCCGGGCATCCGATACTGGCAAACGGCCTGGACCTATCCCATTACGGTCTTCACAGAAGCGCTACCGACGCTGGACTGCGGTCGCGGAGGAACGACGCCCTTCCAGATCCTGTGCGCACCGTGGCTCGATGCGGAACGTTTTGCGGCGCGGGTCAATTCCCTGCAACTTGCCGGACTATTCGCCGCGCCTATCTGGGCGCCGACGCCGGGCATTCGTCTGTGTGTCACGAATCCCGATGCCTTGCGGCCATTTCAGGCGATGGTGTCGATCCTTTGCGCGCTGCGCGACGACTACGGATCTGAGGCCGTCTGGTCGGCGCCCGGAACGCGCCCGGAATGGTTTGACCAACTCGCCGGCGATCCAGACGTCCGGGAAGCGCTTCTCGCCGGCACGGCAGCGCACGACATCGTCGCGATCTACTCCGCCAGTCTGCGCGCCTTTGCGCGGAAACGTGCTCGCTACCTGTTGTACAAGCCCTAA